From the Dama dama isolate Ldn47 chromosome 30, ASM3311817v1, whole genome shotgun sequence genome, the window GTAATGCCAGAAACAATAATCTTGTAAAAGCGGTAGAAGAGTAACATAGCTAGTAACATCATGAAGTCTTAAGTATTTAAGCTAAGAACTTCCAGTAGGTTTGACTTAGAATCTCCCCCGGTCCTCTGAGCTGTCTGTTCTGCACTAATACCTATCTTTAAGACAAACAGTGGTCTTGTACATGAAATTCACTAAAGATACCTGCATGGACGAGGCCAGTGGTGGGTCTTGTGACCCCCTTACAGGACTGAGAAAGGAATGACACTCTCTAAGGAGTTACAACATGCCTGATGCCAGAAGAAAAATTGATCTTTGTGGTTAAGCTGGGATTTCTGCCACTGGGAAGGTCTCATTAACACATAATGTGGTTGTACAGTACACACTGGTCGGGAAGGGAGGAGGCCTAAATGGGCAGAGAAAAAATTTATGTTCAAGTTATTCTTGTCTTGCCTTAAAactatgaatttttatttcatcataaGTGAGAAAGGAAAACTACCTCGGACTGTAAAAATCTGCTCTGCCATTCAGTAGCCTGGAACAAAAGGCTGGTAAAACCAGCTGCAAAATTAACATAAAACaatgtgtgtgcatactcagcggtgtccaactctttgtaactccatagactgtagcccgccaggctcctctgtccatggaattttccaggcaagactactggagtgggttgccatttcctccttcagaggatcttccccacccaggaatcaaactcttgTGTATcttacattggcaagtggattctttaccactgagccacttgggaagcccagaacaTAATACAATATTTCTCCCCAGACATAGTAGAGCTGTAAAGTGTCGTCACCACCTCCTGCTTTCTGATTCACTGAGAAAATTTGTTCTCTAAAATTAAAGACGTAGAGAGTTTTGGCTGTTGAAATTATATCAGTAAGAATGAAACATCCCACCTTTGTCTGAAGTTTCTCAGTCCCTTGACACAGAGAAGCAGCTTCTATTTATAACCTTTATAACCCAGGTGTAGAGCTCCCAATCAGGGGCTTCTAGACACAAAAATTCCATCCCTATTTTAACTTTACAGTTTCCAAGGAAATAGGACCTTGGGTCCACTTAGTTGTCTAGACTGCATATTGACTCTCTGTTGACACACAGCCTTGCTTTGAGCCTACCAAAATACTGCTCACTTAGAATTCACCTAAAGGCCACACTACCCCCAGAATCCTATAACTCTGTATTTCCTTTGTTTGGGGAGATGCCATGAAGTTCCTCTATGCACAATCTCCCACAATGCAAAGATTAATAAATCTGATTTTACTAGACTACAGTACTGTTCCATTATTTTGGTCTTATGCTAACAGGAAACCCAAAGGAAAACCAGTTGAATTAAAATTCAGCCTATCTTTTGGATTCTCAAAGTTTAAAAACCTTGAACTAGAGAGAAGTAACCAGTATGATGCTGGATGAGGCTACAACAATCTGGAAGTATCCTGGAAGCATCCCAGGGTATTGGAGTCATAGCTAAAAAGAACAGAAGGCAGAACCAGAGCAGAGCAGATGGGAGCTACCAAGAGGCTGAGTTAAGGTTGATAGGGGGAAATGCTTTCTCATCACTAGAGCTCCCTGACCTTGGAATGAAGAGACTGCACCTCCAAGAAGGGAGATTCCCCACCACCTACCAAGGTCAACCTGAAGCTTGTTCATTGCAGCCCTGGGAAATCCTGAGCAGGATGGCAAGTTCCATGGTGGCCCTCTGGTGTCTGGTCTCTAATGCTATAACGTTACTTCCGAGAACTGCTTCTTTTAGCTTTAAGCTCAAGTGAAGGCCCACGCAGAATGCTACAAGTGCCCTTCAAATCCAACAGTACACATCCGCTTGCAGGGCTTGGATGAATTCCCTCTCATCTTGGCCAGGAGTACCCAGTTTAGCCTTGATGATTTTTGAACTGGGCAGTGGTAATTGGAGGAAGGTTAGCTTTGGCTACCTAAATgcttgtgaaagtgttagccactcggTTGTGTTCCATTCTTTGGAACCCCATAGACTGTTAGCCAGCCAGGATTCTTTGTccccggaattctccaggcaagaatacaggagtgggaagccattcccttctccaagggatcctcctgacccagggatccaaccagggactcccgccttgcaggcagattcttcactgtctgagccaccaggagagcatAGGTGAGTGTTAAAATGAAGCCCTGCCTCAACCTCCCCAGAGCCCCCAACCTGCTGCAGCAAGTGGGCAAAGGcgtgcgcacgtgtgtgtgtgtgtgtgtgtgtgtgtgtgtgtgtgtgtgtgtgtgtgagagagagagagagagagagagagagagagagagcgcgagAGAAGGGGTCAACAATTCTCATCAGCCCCCACGAGTCCTGGGAGGCGTGGGGAAACCAGtgaccccactccccaccccatgaGTCACGGTGGTCACTCAGACCATTACAGTTCCCACAGAACTTACAAACACTATGATGGATCACTCCTGTTGTAGGGGAAGGGAAGGCGCTGGAAAGCCCGGTCTCAGTTCTGCAGGCCACCCTCTTGTAAAATGTGACTCTAAGTGCCATGTCTTTAATGTCCTATTAATAGACATAAGCCAacctctgtgtatgagaacagggCCGGCCATGTATGAGGGCAGAGGAAGGGCAGTTGATCGCCAGAAGAAGGGGAGTTGATCCCACTGCTTTCCTGAGGTGGCTGAAGGGTCAAGGAAGACACAGTAATGTGGACTCTTCTCTCCAACCGAAATGGTAGAGCTACCCAGGAGGAACCCGCCTGGGAGCTGGGTGGGGCTGGACTGTGTCACCGCGCTTAGCGGCGGCGATAGCCCCGGTTGTGTGTTGTCAGGGTGGCCACTGGCATCACGGGTTCGGCCGGGTGAGGACCAGTCACCGCGCCATCGCCGGCTTCCTCACTCACTCACCTCCCCCACATACTCTCCTTCACTCAGATGTCTGTTGTCACCGAGTCTGGGCCCTGAGGGATGAGGCAAAAGCGCGGCGCTCCCGggtggcagtggtaaagaacccaccggccaatgcaggagacacaagagttcgatgcctgggttgggaagatcccctggtgaacggaatggcaacccactccggtattcttgcctggagaatcccatggacagaggagccaggcggactacggtccatgaggtcaaaaacagtcagtcacacacacacaaaacccaaaGGAGCCCAAAGCTGGCTTTTCTGTGCTTTTGCTTTTCGTGGTGGTTGCTGGGAGCAGACGCTCCAAAGGAGCGCAGCCGTGAGGCCAGCAGAACTCGGCATTATGAGTCAGTCAGAGAAAAAGGGTTCCTGTTTGGCCTGCCCGGGGGAGCTGGACCGGAGTGCCTTCCGGGTCGCTCAAGTCCGGAAGCCGCCCCCGCGCAGGGCGCCAGGCAGGAGCAGAGCTTCGGCGGATCCGACACCCTCCGCTTCGTTCCCCGGCGCTCGAGGAGGCGGCGGGAGCCGAGCGGACCGAGCCCTCAGCCCCGGCGCgccgggcagggggcggggccgcgggtGGACCGCCGCCCGGGTCTCGGGTTCTGCGCATGCTCCGCTCGCCGGCTCTCCTAGGTTTCGGGGCTGGGGAGGCGCCGCCCGCAGCGGCAGCCGTCACATGGCGCAGGCGGGGGGCGCCGGTCCGGGGGCCTGGGGACGGCGGGGCGCGGGCGCAGGTGCGGGCCCGGAGCGCGCGCCTTGGCGCTGGGCCCCCGCGCTGCTCTGGCTGGCGGCGGCGACGGCGGCGGTGGCGAGCGACGCCTCCCGGCGCCAGTGGCCGGTGCCGTACAAGTGAGTGCGCGGGCGCAGCGGGGCTGGGCGGGCGCGCGCGCGGCCGAGGTTCTCCGTCCAAAGTGCGTGTGCGGCTGGGCTGGGAAGTTGTGCCCTGGTCGCGAGATCGTGCGGGGGAGGCTCCCGGAGCCCTGAAGGCGCAGCGAGGAGCGTAGTGGAGAGCTCCGGGGGCGCGGCTGTTTGTTGCACGATGCCGTGGGGTCTTTCTTCCTCCCGGGACCCTGGAGCCAGTTCCAAAGTGACTGTCCCGAAtcgtggtggggggggggggggggggggactaatGTTATTTCGTCGCGTCATTTTCGGATACAAATCGCTGACAATTTGAATAGTTTGAGACTTAATAATGTATTTTCTACCGTGTCAGGTCCAGTCATTAGTTATCTTGAGTGCGTAACATTTGCACGCCCAGTTATCAGTTAACCTAGCTCTCTTGGGACTTCCCGTTTTTAGCACTCAAAGTTGGGTGTCTAGGGAATCCCCTCGCCACGTCCCGTCCCCCCGCCTCCTGGGTGAGTGGCCTCATCTGTCCACAGTCTTCAGCCAAAAGGTAGAACGCTGGTCTTATGCTGTGGATGCGGAGATGAAGAAAGCGTGTTTGAGCCTTTGAACTAGAACAATATTTACGTAGCCTAATTATCAGAGGTGGCTAagcagagaaaaggaagataaagtGTCAACATCAGGCAGGGGAAAAACCAGCAGCTTTCGAAAATGCACACCTCTTTCGGATGACAAAATAGCGAGTTGGCAGGCAGGATAACCTCCTGGTCGCGAGCGAGTTCTAGGCTCTGACCACAGCAGATCGAGTCAGGACCCATcatcactagctgtgtgatcttgggaaagtcgctcagtatcTCTGTGCCCACATATCCTGAGTCAGTAGGAATAGTAGTTACTTCAGGTTTTACTGTGGTGGTTACATCTAGTAAAGGCCAACCAGCATTTCAGACTGGATACAATATTAGTGTATTCTGCTCGCTGAATGGCTTCCTGGGCCTTCTTGTTTTGCTTGATATACATGAAGAGAGAAGTTTGAAGCtggttttcttgaaaatattattAACAACAAAATGttcccaaaaaagtaaaaatttaatattCAGTAAAACAAAGAAGAGATTGAAATCCAAAACTACTTGATTTACATTGCTTTAAGAGTTTGAAATGTTAAGCACATGCCTTCATCTAACCCccttaataaaattttaactttattatgTTCACACTTAAATTATACTTTTGAAATTACCATTGACCAAAATTTGATTTTGCTGTAGGCAGGTTTTGAAACCCATGTATGGTTaactattcatttttaaatcaggtaagcacctataaaacagataaaattttaggtgagttaatatttttgtctaaATCAAGATTTAAGCTTTTTAAATTAGACATTTTTGTTGATGTGTTAGGATTGTGAAGTAAtagatctggggacttccctggcagtccagtggctaagacttcaccttccgaGGCAggggtgcgggttcgatccctggtcagggagctaagatcccgcatgcctcacaGCCagcaaacaaaacataaaactgaagcaatattgtaacaaattcaatacacttaaaaaaagaaatgatccacatcaaaaaaaaaaatcttaaaaaacaaaacacagtaggTCTGGCTAGGGCCTCAGAGATCTAGGATTCTTAAAGGacagatgaagtgaagtgaaagtagctcagtcgtgtctgactctttgcgaccccatggactgtacagtccttggaattctcaagcaagaatactggagtgggtagctgttcccttctccaggggatcttcccaacccagggattgaacctaggtctcccgcattgcaggtggattctttaccagctgagccccaacagaagcctaagaatactggagtgggtagcctatcccttctccagtggatcatcctGACACAGgattcaaaccagggtctcctgcattgcaggcggattctttaccaactgggctatcgGGGAAGCCCATAAAGGGCAGATAGCAGCTTgtttctccctttcctctctggTGCTAGATTCGAAAGGTGTGTAGTGAGCACCTGCTGATCTCAATTCGCTGATCTCACTCCCGCTGCTACTGCCATGGCCTTCTCGGGCCCCTTCTTGATGCATTACTGTCCTGACTTCCTCACTGACCTCAGCGTTAATttgtcttccctccccaccctcttctAATTCATAAAATGAGGTTTATTTTGGAGCAAATTCAGTTTTATCACACGTGCTACTTCAGATCCTTTAAGCCCCTACCTGGGCTCAGCCCTCCCCAGTTGTGTGGCTCTGCAGGGGGGGTCTTCAGTGTCCAGGCATACCTAGTTGAATTACACTTCTCAGATACTGTGTTTTCTACAAACTGAAGATTTGTGACAACATTGTGttgtcagatttcttttttttagcaataatgtattttttaattaaggtatgtatgtTGTTTTTTGTAGACATAAAACTGTTACATGCTTAATAGACCACAGTATAATGTAAACATGATTTTTATATACACTGGGCTGGGAAACTAAAAAATTCCAGTGACATAGCGTTATTTAATGTACTATGGTGGTCTGGAAGCAAACCCACACCATCTCCGAGGTGCACCTGCATTAGCTCAGAAGGACAGTCCCTGCCTCCTCAAGCACTCACTTCTCCTGCCTCGAATCTTGAATTCCAGTCATAACTAATCAGCGGCTCAGccctaaagaatccgcctgccactcaggagccacaggagacatgggtttgatccctgggtcaggaagattcccctggaggagggcatggcagcctactccagtattcttgtctggagaatcccatggacagaggagcctggcaggctacagtccatggggtcacagggtcggATGCAACTAATCACACACCCAGTAGCACATACCCTGCTGCCCTTCATCACTTGTTTAATGTCTTGCCAGCTGCTACCTCCCCTTGAGTAGAGGAAtagcattttatgttttgtttcccTCCTTCCTATCGTAACAGTATATCCGCAATAAATATTGAAGGAATTCCCCCCCACTGACTGTGtgcgttcagttgtgtccaactctttgcaaccccatggactgtagcccaccaggctcctctgtacatgagatttcccaggcaagactatcagagcaggttgccatttcctcctccagagggtcttcctgacccaaggatcgaacctgcatttcttgaaTTTGTTTCCCTCCTTCCTACCATAATATATTCCTAGTAGCAGATTCTTAATAGAAAATATGTTCTATTTAATAATGATAATCTTTGAATAATGTTAACATATGGAATGTTTGGGAAGTTAAATATCATTGAAAACTACTCTTTTACTCAAGAAATGTCTGTCTACTAAATAAGATGTAGAGCTATAAACATTTCAGATATGGTCCCTGTCTTCAGAATTCTCACAATGGAAGCAGGGAACTGGGAAGCAGGCAATTATCAGTGCTTTTAATGTATCATTTGCTATTAAAGACTCATTGGAGTTTGTTCATAGGATAACAGAAGTATATTTATACACTATGGGCAGaattttggatattttttctaaaaatgttacAGTGAAATTAAGATCTAGATTCTAAGATGTGTGAGAAGCAAATTCCTCTTGGAATTTaagctgatgatttttttttttcttcattagacGCTTCTCCTTCCGTCCGGAACCAGATCCTTATTGTCAAGCTAAATATACTTTCTGTCCCACtggttcccccatccctgtgaTGAAGGATGACGATGTCATTGAAGTCTTTCGATTACAAGCCCCAGTGTGGGAATTTAAGTACGGAGACCTTCTGGGACACTTGGTAAGGCTGCATCTTGACCTTGTAACTAGCTAATTAAGTGATTTGATTAAGTGGATTTGAGGGAATAATCACTATTCAAAGGATTGGTTTTAGATTATGTTCCTTGGTgttcctcttcagttcagttcattcactcagtcgtgtccgactttttgaccctgtgggctgcagcacgctaggcttccctgttcatcaccaactccaggagcttgctcaaattcatgtccatccattcggtgatgatgccatccaaccatctcattctctgttgtccccttctcctcctgccttcaatctttcccagcatcagggtcttttccagtgagtcagttcttcgcatctgtGGCCTAAGTTCCTCTGCAAATGTAAAATGAGCAATCCAGAAAACACCAGGTTTTATGATGCTGACAGTAATCAGTGCAGTTACTTTAATCCCTTTTGGTATTCTGAACCCAAATCCAATTCCTGTACCCGGAtcctagaaagaaggaaaggaggaggccCAGAGCAGGGGACAGGGCAGGTGGGAACCACTTCCTGTTCAGTCCCTGTTGTGCACACTTTTCCTGGGTTAGCTCACCATCTGAGCTTCTCGTCACCTGAGAGGTGCACAGTGTTCCTGAGCCTGTGGCATGGAGACTTCTCTTACTCATTCTAAGCTGTAAGGAGATTCTGAACACGGCCACATAGCATGCAGCCTTCCTGAGATGAGCCACAGTGGCCAAAACCAGAGTGGATGAGGGCTGGGAGTTTAGGAGCCATGCGGTGGATGTGAGAATAGCAATAGGGAAGGGAACCAGTTGTTCTACTCTGTATGCACTTCTGGTATTGCATTTTCTCCTCTCTGGCTCCTGAACCAGTGGTTACTTCCCAAATGCTTTTATACATATATGACctttacacagaaaattatgcACGATGCCATTGGATTCAGGAGTACTTTAACGGAGAAGAACTACACAATGGAATGGTATGAACTCTTCCAACTTGGAAACTGCACGTTTCCCCATCTCCGACCTGAAATGAACGCCCCTTTCTGGTGTAATCAAGGAGCTGCCTGCTTTTTTGAAGGGATTGATGATAGCCACTGGAAGGAAAATGGGACGTTAGTTCTAGTAGCAACCATATCAGGTAAGTTTCCAAAATATGGCAGGATTAGATGATTGAATCAGTGTCTCAGTGACAGAAATGACTTTCATTGAGGCCTCTCGGTAATGTTCTGCTCTTTAGAGGTCAATTTATAAAATACACTTCCTGAACTACTAACCTTTGACCCAAACTATTATTCATGCAGATCTTCACCTTATCATATCTATAGATTATCTTCTCTATCTTCTCTATtttcatcataaaaataaatgataagaaaCTTCGTACAGTTAAATTGgactttctaaaagaaaaataatagacttAAATCTGTTTCAGAGgtgaccactagtttgttctctgaatctatgggtctgtttctgttttgttttgtttgtttattgtttggATTCTACATACCATATGAAGTCATATGgtaatttgcctttctctgtctcaaTAAACATAGTATcctcttggtccatccatgttgtcacaaatggcaagatttcattttttttaatggctgaatcatactccattgtatgtatatgccacattttcctTAATCATTCATCCCTTGATGGAAACTTGTGTTATTTCCTTATGttgattattgtaaataatgctgcagtaaatTTAGGGGTGcttatatcttttcaagttagtgttttctcttcatttgggtaagtacccaggagtggaattactggatcatagggtggtggtttttaattttttgaggaacctctatactgttttccatagaggctgcacCAATTTAGATTCCCATCTACAGTGCATgaggctttccttttctccacatcctcaccaacacttgttgtttgatgtctttttttttttttatttttttattagttggaggtttgATGTCTTTTTTAATGATTCTGACAGGCAAGAGGtaacatctcattgtggttctggTTTGCAGAATTGGTGTCTTTTAAATGTAGTCTGGGACTCTCTAATTATGTAtt encodes:
- the CLN5 gene encoding ceroid-lipofuscinosis neuronal protein 5, with the translated sequence MSQSEKKGSCLACPGELDRSAFRVAQVRKPPPRRAPGRSRASADPTPSASFPGARGGGGSRADRALSPGAPGRGRGRGWTAARVSGSAHAPLAGSPRFRGWGGAARSGSRHMAQAGGAGPGAWGRRGAGAGAGPERAPWRWAPALLWLAAATAAVASDASRRQWPVPYKRFSFRPEPDPYCQAKYTFCPTGSPIPVMKDDDVIEVFRLQAPVWEFKYGDLLGHLKIMHDAIGFRSTLTEKNYTMEWYELFQLGNCTFPHLRPEMNAPFWCNQGAACFFEGIDDSHWKENGTLVLVATISGDMFNKMAKWVKQDNETGIYYETWTVQASPEKGAEKWFESYDCSKFVLRTYEKLAELGADFKKIETNYTRIFLYSGEPTYLGNETSVFGPTGNKTLALAIKRFYYPFKPHLSTKEFLLSLLQIFDAVVIHREFYLFYNFEYWFLPMKSPFIKITYEEIPLPNRKNRTLSGL